The genome window ATGAAGCTGCTACAACAGATGAGGTTGAATACAATAGCGTTGAACATGCCGCGATTTGGGAAACCATGTCTACTGGAATCGAATCGGGCCCGGTTACCACTTCATCAGCCTCAGATTTCCATCCACTGTTGCTTTAACAAGTTTACTCGTTTATTTAAATAACTACTTATGATTTTAATGTAAGTATGTGCGAGTTATGAATGTTAACTCCCACCATTTGTTAAAGATGAGGTTGATATTGTAAAGGATGTTGAAGTGCTGATGGTTGGATCGCTGGAATGGTCAGTTTTGCGAGTATATATAGATTTTTGGTTTTACTTGTAATTATGGTCTTATGGGATTTGAATATGTGGATGACACAAAAAcgattttctttttaaaaaaatatataaattattatCGACGGGAAAGCGTCGCTAGTTAGCCCAAACGTTGCAAAATCCGTTACAAAAATAGTCGGTATTAATCCAAATATCCATCGTATAACTCGTCACTATTTGGTCAAAACAATCTgttgcaagtttaaaaaatctttGTGATTTGCGACTAAAATTCACGACGTTCACTTACTTTCTAGAGATAAAACTTGAAGCAAAGTAATAAGTAGGACACACTCAATGTAACatcacaaaaaataaaagattctTTTTATTAAACCTAACACGTAGCATACCTATACACAACAATCACGATCACTATCAAACAAATGAGTATTACTAACAGACCGTTCctaacaaaataaaaatatatatatatatatatatatcaagcgATCGCAAAGAAAGACAATTGCCAAAACTTCGAGGCCCAAAATGGCATCGCGACTAGCCACCTAGTCGCGTCTTCTTCTAGTGGTATGTTGCCTTTGAAGCTTAAGCTGCTCATAGAAGTTAGCTATAAACTCTTCAGCCCTAAGATCAATCCCTATTGTTTGTTCCTCACTCGTAATCTGATCATATTCGTcgtcatcatcttcttcatcgtaTTCTTCACCATTCCCAATCAAGAAACTCTTTCTCGCTTCACAACACGAGTACCCCTCGCTCTCATCATCAAAATCAAACAAATGATCAGAACACTCAACGTGCGGATTAATACAAGGAATGTGAGGCAACCTAAACCTCATAGAATTCGGTCGGTGCATCCTAACATGAATCATAGGCGTCGCGTCAAACGATAGCTGCCGGTCACCATATTGCAATGCACCATTCCCTTTTTTAGACTGTCCAAGACTCTTGACATAGTGTGACAAGTCAAGCATAAGCCTTTTCTTGAGCACAAATACTCCACCCTTTCTAACCCATAACAACGCTAACCGAAGTAACCGCCACGCTCTACGGCTCACATCCGATCTCGATCCTGTTTTTTTCATGATCTGCATTTTTTTTGTTGTAAGAAATAACTGTTTTTGTTGGAAGATTTGTTGGAAGAAATAACTGATTTTTGTGGTGTTGATGTGTGATAAAAAAAAGGTTGTGATGTGTATATATAGATGAAAAAGAGAAGTGGGGCCTATGTGAAATAATTGGAAAATGTAATAATGTTGGGTTATATAATAAGATACGCGTTGTTTGGGAGGGGGGGAGAAAAAGAAAACAATGGTTGTGGGGCATACGGGCTGTACGCGGGCCTCCACCTCCTAAGCTTTTTCTTACGAACTACTCTTTCTATGTTGTTGTTTAATTGAGGGGGTGAACTTAGGAGAGTGTAGGAGAAGAGGGCATGAATCTAATAAGAAATTTAGTGGTTTCGGTGAGTTTTAGGTTAAATATGTGAACACGTTTAGTTAAACTGGTTTTGTTTGAGTTGATCTAACGGGTTTGAGAAttgatttgtttatttttataaagAAACTAGTATTTAGGACCTGCGGTTTGCGACGGAGCTGTTAAATTGAACAAAAAGTAGACGTAAAAACACTGAACCACACATTCTAGTTGAGGTGTGTTAACTTGCAAAGTTAAactaaaacgtaaaacatataaaagtATAATTAAGTCGACTTAGAACCTGTACGTTGCAATGGGAAAAATATagaggatcaaagttgaaagtagaAAAATTTAGGGGTTAGAAACGGAAAAGAATTTATGGCAAATTTGTAAAACTGAGGGGGAGAAAAGTTGATAAATTATAGATaggtaatatatatgttatgttataaCTTATAATTAGGTAATTTTCCTGTCAAAATTTGAAAGATAAGAGAAATGGGAATTAGGTTATACAATTTTAAGCGTAACTGTCTTATATACATTTGGATTGTTTTCTAAGGTCACGCGTAATGGACATTAATGAGGTGTGAAGGTTAAGCGTAACGATTGTTTTCTAAGGTCACGCGTAATGGAAATTAATGAGGTGTGAAGGGGTTTAATAACGCCTCCAACATTGTCTCCTTGTTGCATGGTGGGTGTATAAAGTGATGAAGAGGAGGAAAAAAGACATGCTCAAGGAAATCTTCTTACGAAACGGCGGTTTACTATTGCAGCAACAGATGTCATCAGGCGACAGCATTAACATCGGATACTTAGACCCAGAGTACTTTCAATCAAGCCAGTTGACGGAAAAGTGTGACGTCTACAGCTTTGGAGTGGTTCTTGTCGAGCTATTAACTGGACAAAAACCAATAACAGCATTTAGTGATGGTGGAATGTGTAGTTTGTCTACATATTTTTTGTCGGCGATGGAGGAGAATAGGTTGTTTGAAATCGTTGATCATCGGGTAATGATAGAGGGTGGAAAAGATCaagtgaagagatttgctgagcTTGCAAGCGGATGCTTGAATTTGACGGGAGAAAGAGGCCGAAAATGAAACAAGTAGCCATAGAACTGGAACTAATACGGACATCCAATGAAGCTGCTAGGACTGATGAGGTTGCATACAATAGCATTGAACATGCCGCGATTTGGGAAACCATGTTTACTGGAATCGAATCAGGCCCGGTTTCATCAACCTCAGATTTCCATCCACTGTTGCTTTAACAAGTTTACTCGTTTATTTAAATAACTACGTATAATTTTAATGCAAGTATGTGTGTTAACTCCCACCATTTGTTAAAGATGAGGTTGATATTGTAAAGGATGTTAAAGTGCTGATGGTTGGATCGCCGGAATGGTCAGCCGGCGCTtggttcgggttcgggttttaAAAACCTGGTTTTTCTGGTTCGGTTATTTTTTTCGGGTTTGGGTTCTTTGTGCGCCATGTAAGATCATGCCCAAGGGATGAGCATTATCATAATGActcactacacatggtcttaaacACCTAGAGGGTTTTCCCTCTACCACTAGGCCAAAGCCTTAATGGGATTAAGATTTAATTGCTAATTGGGTTTAATTTTTTAAGTGGGTTAATTGGGTTTATATAATTAAATGGGATAAATTATCTGGACGTGTTAATTTTCTTGTTAGAGACTATTGGGTCTAGATAAGGTCATTTGTTTTAAAGGCTTATTgagttttaaatttttaaaaagtCATTGGGTTTTAAAATAAatctatatatattatatatccaaaaaaaaaaaaaaaaaaaccttgaggGCCTTGTGCGGTCTCTCACCCGGCACACACATAGGGTCAGCCATGCAGGAGGTCATCCATCATGGATTGATCCTATATATGTACGCTTGACTGTGAAGTTATGCTTTAATTCACAACTACGTTGGTGATATTTAAGACGAAACATTTTCATGGCCATGCAATTCTCCCGTTGACAAAACATAACAATTGTGATGCTCTTTTTGAACTTTGAAAATACTTATTATATTCACAAGTGAATatatttaaaaactaaaattatatatttattgtaTCGTAATTGACTAATGGTACTTTATATTCATCATACGTGTTCATGTATTCCCTTTCTCTTACTGCCATTGCTGAACACAGCTGCCTAGAATCGCCGACAAACAATAAACATGTTCATTCGTTATTTCCTTTCTTTCGTGTTCAAATCCACAGCCATAAGATTGTTCGACGAAGAACTTATCTAACTTTTAGTACTTCCCTAAAAATTGAGTGGAAGAACTCATTATAATGGTCCCTATCTCTGTGTGTTTTTGTGCTTGTACGAATGTTCTTGATTGGCCTTTTATGCTACAAGAAAAATAGCTTTTGTGTGCTTGTTTATACGATTTGTTATAACATGTCATAGTCATATGTATTGGGTGGGGTTAGTGTAAAAAGGGGtggttttgtgagaagtgtaagaagtgttttaagcCCTTAGGGTGAACGGGGTGGATGCAGGGTGGGCTTTCACCGCGCGGCAACACCACCGCCGGCACTTCCCTCACCGCGCGGCAAGCTAGGGTGCGGGGAGTGTTCACTGCTTGTAGGGGAGAGGAGGGAAGAGAAGAGAGAAGGGTGTATAGTGGGCCCCACTATTTTCCAACCAATCATACATTTTTCCTTGAAAAAATGGATTGGGTGAAACCAAATCTTGTGATTAAGGGCAAGAGGAGAGTTGGAGAGGGGTGTTGACATGGACGAATTTGATTGGCTCCGATGAGAGTTTACCTCTCACCAAGAGAGGAGCACCCTATCACCCTTAGATCTTATAGTTAATGGTTGAGATAaaaaagagcttaaaatataAATTACATTTTTCTTTTTGACTAATTGGGCTAGATTAGGGGTAATAGTGTCTTCTTATATTGTattgtttaaataaaaaaactgTGATCAACTTTAATGCACATGCAAGTTTCACCCATCTTTTTtgaacgtcaataactttttatacgtaacgttttcaataaaaaaattacaccataataacgagtttttttatctttaatatgggtaccatattgctatatttATATAGAGAAATAAAATTACGTATAACATGCTATGAAGCCTACTGGAATGCAGGTTAAAACACCATACGAAGAACATATACTGGAATGCAGGTGTAAAACACCATACGAAGAACAACTACTGGAATGCAGGTGTAAAACACCATACGGAGAACATACACTGGAATGCAGGTGTAAAACACCATACGAAGAACAACTACTGGAATGCTACTGTAAAACACCATGAATGCAGGTATAAAACACCATAAGAAGAACATACGATGAACACATACTGGAATGCAAGTGTAAAACACCATGAATGCAAGTTTAAAACACCATACGAAGAAGATCTACTGGAATTGTAGGTGTAAAACACCACACATAATGTGCAATGCAATCATtacagatgttaaaacaccatgactgtATTACGATTCAAGTCGTCGTGTTTTTAGAATCTGAATGGTGTTTATACTTTCAAAATAATCAAAATCATTATAGATGTTAAAACACTATGACTGTATAAGATTCAAGATGTGGTGTTTTTTTGGAATTCGTATGGTGTTTTATACATGCGAATTAACAAAAAAGGTTGATACGAAATTTATGGATTAAACAATATTTGATACCAGATTTCGAATAATAGAAACCAAATATATAGTTTCCTAAAATCTCTCAAAACAATTATGGAAAATTTTGTTAATTAAAATGATTATTATTGAAATTACCCTATTACCCTTAATCTCTAATTTTAATTAAAGACACATGTTATCACCatattatttcttacacttctcatACACTTgccactttttacaggatccgtAATCCATATATATTGCCTAATAATGAGTAATATTTTGTTGGAAATTGTTAAAATGGGGCTCAATGAGTCATATTTAGGTTGTACTAACTTATATTTGGCTTTAATATGTTATAATGGGTCAATAACAATCATTTTTCTTGTAATGGGTATAACAGACCCAGGGTCGTACCTAGAGGCTTTCAAATTTAGGCAACGGCCTAAGGTCTCCATAAAAATAGAGGCCACCAAATTTTTAAAAATCTTTATGTATCATATGTGTATTACTCTATTAGGCCCAAATAAACATAACACAAATTATATTTATTGCAAAGTCCAACACAAACTAATTTTAAAATCAAAAAGGCCCAATTCCAACTCCAAACAATATGCAATTTATATTTAATTTAGATCGTCATTGTCATACTCACTAACTGTAACGTCGCACATGCCCGTTCCGCTCAATGGTGTCACTGATTGGGGGAAATTTGAGGCAAATTAGGGGAAATTAGCGGTGTCGCAAGGATAATCCAAGTTGGTTAACGGATATTTTTTTTATAGTAATATCTATATACTGCGATTTACTTAATCACTGTTTTCCCTTAAATCCCTAATTGATACTTtgaatctttgaattttgatattgTGCTTGCGATTGAGAGTTAGAAGGAAGAAAGCAAAACCAATGTTTTCCTTATACCAATTCAAAGGGCCCCACCTCTGTAGTTTGCTTTGGGCCTCCAGAAACATAGGACGACCTTCGACAGAACTTAATTATAGGTAGAACTCATAAAAGAACAAAGAAAAGAGCTATAAACAAATAAATTGAAGAAAATAAGAAACAGCCCAGCAAAATGAATGAGAAAATCTGATTGCTTTACAAATTACAAGAAATGCCACATTGTTAAACGTTGGTGGCTTTAACACTATAaattatataatttagatatttTATTGTATAATATTTAGATAACTTGTACAATTTATCAGTTTTGCGAGTATATATAGATTTTTGGTTTTACTTGTAATTATGGTCTTATGGGATTTGAATATGTGGCTGACACAAAAAcgattttcttttttaaaaaatatatataaattattatCGACGGGAAAGCGTCGCTAGTTAGCCTAAAAAGTTGCAGAATTTGTTACAAAAATAGTCGGTATTAATCCAAATATCCATCGTATAATTCGTCACTATTTGGTCAAAACAATCTATTGCAAGTTGTATAAAAAATCTTTGTGATTTGCGACTAAAATTCACACGTTCTTACGTTCTAGATAAAACTTGAAGTAAAGTAATAAGTAGGGCATGCTCAATGTAATATCACAAATGATAAAAGATTCTTTTTATTAAACCTGACACGTAGCATACCTATACACAACAATCCCGACCACTATCAAACAAATGAGTATTACTAACAGACCGTCcctaacaaaataaaaaaaatatatatatcaagCGATCGCAAAGAAAGACAATTGCCAAAACTTCGAGGCCCAAAATGGCATCTCGACTAGTTGCCTAGTCGCGTCTTCTTCTAGTGGTATGTTGCCTTTGAAGCTTAAGCTGCTCATAGAAGTTAGCTATAAACTCTTCAGCCCTAAGATCAATCCCCATTGTTTGTTCCTCACTCGTAATCTGATCATATTCGTcgtcatcatcttcttcatcgtaTTCTTCGCCATTCCCAATCAAGAAACTCTTTCTCGCTTCACAACACGAGTACCCCTCACTCTCATCATCAAAATCAAACAAATGATCAGAACACTCAACGTGCGGATTAATACAAGGAATGTGAGGCAACCTAAACCTCATAGAATTCGGTCGGTGCATCCTAACATGAATCATAGGCGTCGCGTCAAACGATAGCTGCCGGTCACCATATTGCAATGCACCATTCCCCTTTTTGGACTGACCAAGACTCTTGACATAGTGTGACAAGTCAAGCATAAGCCTTTTCTTGAGCACAAATACTCCACCCTTTCTAACCCATAACAACGCTAACCGAAGTAACCGCCAAGCTCTACGGCTCACATCCGATCTCGATCCTGTTTTTTTCATGATCTGCATTTTTTTTGTTGTAAGAAATAATTGTTTTTGTTGGAAGATTTGTTGTAAGATTTGTTGGAAGAAATAACTGTTTTTGTGGTGTTGATGTGTAAAAAAGGTTGTGATGTATGATGTATATATATAGGCTGGATGAAATGGAGAAGTGGGGCCTATGTGAAATAATTAAAAATTGTAATAATGATGGGTTTATATAATAAGATACGCGCTTCATTGAAATGTTTGGGAAAGGGGGAGAAAAAGAAAACAATGGGTGAATGAGTTGGTGGGGCCTAGGAGCGTGTGGGGTATACGGGCTGTACGCGGGCCTCCACCTCCTACGCTTTTTCTTACGAACTACTCTTTCTATGTTTGTTTAATTAATTGAGGGGGTGGAGAGTGTAGGAGAACAGTGCATGAATCTAGTAAGAAATTTTACTTGTTTGGGTTTAGTTTACATAGGTTTGGGTGAGTTTTACTAAATTGGCTGTGTTTGAGTTAATCTGATTGCTCGAGAATTGATCTGTTTATTTTTATACAGAAATATATGTTTTATGCtgtaattagggttttttttttttttttaatttgaaagaTTAAAGAGAAATGtttttttatttgaaaattatTTATATTAGTGAAAGTTCCAATCATTAGGGCAAATTAAATAAGGATAGTTTTAAGCATAACTACCTTATATATGTTTGGATTGTTTTCTAAGGCATGGGTAATATAGGGTCGTAAAAGGGTTTGATAACGTCTCCAAGAAACATTTCTAGTATAATGCCAAATGCAAAGAAAATAAAATGGAAAATAATGATTAAAAGGGCGTTAAGAGGCGTTAActattacatattttttaaatggtCGTTATGATGCTGATGTGGTGGAAAATGTGTCTTATGAGTCATTAACCATTACGGATGATGTAACTACGTTATGTTCAATTCGGGGTAATGTGTCCAACACATAAATGTCACCTATTTAACACccctatttatttatttatatattcatttaattatttatttatttattaggtTTTAATCAATAAAAATGTAATTTTGGTGTGAAAACAATGAATAAAAGCTGTCTTCCTTCCAACAACAAACTGGAGGCGAAGACTTTTGGTTtactttttttattaataaatgaTTTACTTTTTTTATTAACAAATGATTTAAGTTGTTAGT of Helianthus annuus cultivar XRQ/B chromosome 1, HanXRQr2.0-SUNRISE, whole genome shotgun sequence contains these proteins:
- the LOC110941416 gene encoding uncharacterized protein LOC110941416; translated protein: MQIMKKTGSRSDVSRRAWRLLRLALLWVRKGGVFVLKKRLMLDLSHYVKSLGQSKKGNGALQYGDRQLSFDATPMIHVRMHRPNSMRFRLPHIPCINPHVECSDHLFDFDDESEGYSCCEARKSFLIGNGEEYDEEDDDDEYDQITSEEQTIGIDLRAEEFIANFYEQLKLQRQHTTRRRRD
- the LOC110941426 gene encoding uncharacterized protein LOC110941426 translates to MQIMKKTGSRSDVSRRAWRLLRLALLWVRKGGVFVLKKRLMLDLSHYVKSLGQSKKGNGALQYGDRQLSFDATPMIHVRMHRPNSMRFRLPHIPCINPHVECSDHLFDFDDESEGYSCCEARKSFLIGNGEEYDEEDDDDEYDQITSEEQTMGIDLRAEEFIANFYEQLKLQRQHTTRRRRD